A window of Fundulus heteroclitus isolate FHET01 unplaced genomic scaffold, MU-UCD_Fhet_4.1 scaffold_57, whole genome shotgun sequence genomic DNA:
CTTTGTTTCTGTAGCAGCATAAATGGTACGCTGCCAGTTTAAGGCCAATTTTGGCTGCTGCATATAAGCAGGTCTCCACCTACCACCAACTGCGGTCAAGTGAGCCCtcacttgtttttgttggtcACGCAAACACTAAGGATTATGGCAGAGACGGCTTAGActacctttcaaaataaaagcagcatgttAGCCGTGTATCGACCACgtgtttttacacatatttacatcagttatatgaaatatttttctatgcTTTACGTGACATTTTATGTGACATTCTTTAGCCTCAAAAAATACTCAAAcagcttatttattttacagctgACTACTTTAACTTACAGATGACAGATGATGATCTCCAGAAGTTATTCATCAAAGTCCATCTACATAATttggaatttaaaaataaagttatttaaaagtCTCTACATTGACTCAATTTGACctgttttgttgtaaatgttgCTATAGAATTGGACATTTTCTGTGAATACCATTACATCAGCATGACAATAGAAAACCTCCTGATTTCGATCaacaagtttcagacaattttgatgtggcatttcaaaataagagccacatAAAAACTGTATATATTAAGTAATTTTGACCAAAGTTGCTGTCACGTTAGCAACTAAACTGTAGATAATCAATCGATGCTTCCACTTCAGCAGGACAGTacaacacctccagatgtggctcaacaaaGCTGATTAAGatttgatgtggaatttcaaaataaaagactgttAAAACATTAAGTGCATTGGCCATACATTATATTGCCAAAAATATTTGCTCACCCATTCAGATTATTGGAATCAGGTGATTCAATCACTCCCATAGCCACAgttgtataaaatcaagcatctATGCACACTGTTTTCACAATCATTTGTGAAAGACTGggttgctctcaggagctcTGTGAATTCCAGCGTGGAACTGTTATAGGATGCTACCTGGGCAACAAATACAGCCATGAAATGTCCTCAGGCAGTCCTACAGTTAGCataggccttacttgaagcagaGAGGTAGCctgaaatccagcagctagcagacgCTTCACTTGATacacagaggtggcaggaaCTCCAGCAACTAAACAGGGagcaaagtaggctgacagacgtggagaatgatgacgaaccggcggggaagagaagactgagggaggcttatgtagggaggctggcaggcggaatgagttctgactaattaatgtctaacaggtgtgactgattgctgagggagtggaaggtgagctgagtgagatgAGGAGGAACTGGAAAATAACAGGGAAAAAAGCCAGACCAAAATTAAACCATGACAACTATTAATTTTGCTATTAAGAGTAACTGTGTTGCACTACCCCTCCCCTGGACTGCCACCTTAtcatggtggaggggtttgagtgcctcaatgatcctaggagctatgctgtcagagGCTTCATgaccctagtagggtcacccaaggcagacaggtcctaggtgagggaccagacaaagagcagcccaaagaccccttatgatgaatgAAACAAATTAACGCAATGTAATGCTTGCCCAGTCGcaggtcaccggggccccactctgtgGGCCACTCTGGTGGACACCGGTGATGAGgaaagctgtcaagctgaaggagtTCTGACAAGTTGTTTCAGAGTGACTAAATGTAGAGATTTTGATTGGCTCTGATTTTTAATTCCACATCAAAATTGGTTGAAACTTGTTGAGCgacatctgggggtgttctactgtcatgctGAAGTGTAAGCATCgattgattatctacggtttagttgctagagtgacagaaacattgttaaaaattacttaaagtctaactcttggactgagtgtattttaacgcagatgcattcaaatagtcaccagagtaaagaaatgtatattatatgtgaattatgtgcgccgtttggaagtaatttcgataaaacttgctatATAAGCGAAAGAGCCCGACCATTCCTCAATTGGCTGCTccggaatgtgacgtcacaaacagaactagtaccgtgcatccggctGCTAACACTACAACTTTCGCGaccgatttattaaatttaattaataactcttactctacgtacaaaaaatttattaaatttttttttgatacatctacaaacttcacctcaagcatcggcgactacgataccgaatatatatacgaagaaacagagtttgaacaaggtgaacctgaggagactatatctaacgctgcccaagacatagagcccatgctccattgtaagtacccctcaaaatcctcgctcgtgaagtgtgaattgcataaaacacttttgtcactgccggcaatccagtcctttcgcgtttcttttacgaatttatcccatttctttctgaccttttgatccttcggccaagtatgtagcgctactttctggcctgcactagaccgcggtgaagttggtttgacattggacattggACTCAAGCTAcagcaactttggtctaaattagttaatatatagcaatttcaaatggctcttagtttgaaattccacatcagaattggctgaaacttgttgagccacatctgggggtgttctactgtcatgctgaagtggttgcatccactgattatctacggtttagttgctgcagtggcagcaactttgttaataattagttaTTATATAGCAAGTTCaagtggctcttattttgaaatgccacatcagaattgtctgaaacttattgagccacatctggaggtCTTCTCctatcatgctgaagtggttgcatccacttattatctacggtttagttgctagagctacagcaactttgttaataattagtcaatatatagcaatttcaaatggctcttattttgaagtgcTACATCAGAATTGACTGAAActtattgagccacatctggaggtTTTCTGCTATCATGttgaagtggttgcatccactgattatctacggtttagttgctgcagtggcagcaactttgttaataatgagTTATTATATAGCAATTTCAATTAGCTCTTATTTTGTAATTCCACATCAGAAATGTCTGAAacttgttgagccacatctgggggtgttctactgtcatgctgaagtggttgcatccactgattatctacggtttagttgctagagctacagcaactttggtctaaattagttaatatatagcaatttcaaatggctcttatttttaaatgccacatcagaattgtctgaaacttattgagccacatctggaggtCTTCTCctatcatgctgaagtggttgcatccactgattatctacggtttagttgctagagctacagcaactttggtaataattagttaatatatagcaatttcaaatggctcttattttgaaatgccacatcagaattgtctgaaacttattgagccacatctggaggtTTTCTGCTACCATGCTGAACACTGGAGGTGTTCAGCATGGTagtataaaacagcaaaaatgtagTTAATCTAGagatttttaaatgcctttatttttaaaacacaaatgatgTAGATGCAGTTTGATGAATAAGTTCTGAAGAACATCATCTGTCATCTGTAAGTAAAAGTAGTcagctgtaaaagaaaacagtgtTTTGAGAGTTTTTTAGGCTAAAGAGTGATACATAAAGTATAGCATTAAGCATGGTCGATAAACCGCGAAcatactgcttttattttgaaaagtagtcTCAGCCGCCTCTGCCGTAATCCTTAGTGTTTGCGAGACCAACAAAATCAAGTGAGGGCTCACTTGACCGCAGTTCTGATCGGTGGGTGGAGCAGACGTCTTTAttgtacagtgtacgcccggcttagttgggcaggttgcggtgTGCGTTTTTGTTCTGGACTCCGTTAATGAAAAAATGGCCGGTCCACCCGTAGAAAGTTGCTGCTCTTAGTAGTTCTACcttagtagttctacctcactcaGTCATACTCAGCGTTTCCAGTTTTAGAACAGccgatatcagtcaggtaactaaacacagcgtgTTCAACCATGAGTTGAACGCGAGCAGGAGCATGAAAAAAGCCCTGATCAATGGATCGCAGTTAAcctgattcaccatggcaacggcagGAATAAGAAGCCTCGAAGTGCGCATTTCTCACAagtggaattagaaatatttaatgaaggtatatggagaatattaaaccataagaaacaatggtGTTGCAGCAGAAAGAGCAAGTTGATGGCAGAGAATGCTGTGAGAATTAGTTGATGGAAAATTAGAGCTATTCTCACACTTCACAAATTCAACACAAACAGGAGGCgggttttttatattttttgggggggcgcATTGATTAGGAAAGGCATTGAAAGGACGGGGCAGTAAATGATGACCAAgtaagaaaatacagtttaatcaataatgttatgttataagatttttatgtttaaaaatgctCAACTAAAGCATTATGTGACTATATTCAACAAATACAAGTAATGATAGaatggtgtgagttattgaatcactgatatgttcatctttttgcaagcattgttcacccatccttctacAAATGAGTTGACATTAACTGTCTTGTgacaacctcactttatattaatcatataggctatatgtGTAATTCCAGCTGAAGTAAAGATAGTGTTATTTAAGTGAATAAATGTGCAGCAGTCCTAACGGTGTTGGGGGAAAAATAGGTGAacggaaactaaaatatatgcatAGAAAAGTAGAGCTGGAGTTGACAAAGTTTtacacagaataaattattgctttcattctgtaaagttctcttattaatcttgtgggtctctgactatggaacacctttaaactataactgagtgcaacagtaacattcctgacagtaccacatacagctgcctctgaaagattttctgcgtctcctacattattaaaaagctgctgttggcatgAAAATTAAGtacagcacaaagaaattgttcagaactgagaacGTTCCCTtgttgtgttagaaaagcgatgtgTGGCTGAGaatatttatataaatcatctgaggaccccaaagcgtTTTACACTGACTCATAACCTTgattcacccattcatgcacacattcacaccctgatggtggtgagctatgttagtagccacagctgccctggagcagactgacagaagagaggcTGCAAGCAGCACTACATGCTggtgctaaatctcactgcagaaaatgtaaataattgaatggcaataaaattggaactctgaaagatatgcacatctctcagttcttccttatcaggacccctactctgaaatgaaaatatgacaagatttttgtctttttcatttaatctggctaaatcagttttatctaaaataaGTAATCTAACCCAAATCATTGCTGTAACttgattcttttagtaagccatgtaGCTTGATATAATCTTAGGTTTCGTACAGCCGTAATGTAGTCTCAGTGTGCacgatgttgctcacagaggtcaagtgattgctcagggagtttgtgtgtttgctgaGACACATAAAAAATTAGGGTGGACATTGCATATAACCAGTGtgcgatttacaaaaaaataaataaaaaaaaacagagggggggatcatttcaagtgttttataaatgaacataacgacaaggttatgtggcctgcatgctgtctggctcAAGACAGGGTGGACAAAtcggctgctgcttcttgtcttgtgacgctgcctgcaaatcttcatcatccaccaaagttcgccctgtaacattaccatggctgttcgTCCCGTTATCTACTctaccttttctgttgattttttgggctgaaatatgacaaaatactttattgacgttcatgctgccacacgttctcattcattacttggttagctagcagctgctctttcaggtagctagctagatccagtaggttagactattgtttttaaacttgtgccatctactgtctggactcgggagtgggtattagtttactttcagtgttgtatagtaatgaagtaaaaatacttcactactgtacttaagtatattttggagtactttatacttttctcgagtataacattttttgataacttttacttttacttcactatatttctgatcttaattgcatacttttactccaatacattttcaatgttttggtttagttactcgttggTTTAGAGACTCAtgcacgcaagtgttttgaccccacctactgatttaCTGtgacaaagtcgggacttgcctgggcttgttcatcacccccaacaggataagaagctggttcagtggtaaagcaggttaaattaaccttgtggtataggtaaagcatctaatagcagagactcctaattttcttaactaaatgaccacctgcaggtgtatctattagcaggtttaccacttcctgtggGTTGTCtagacctggtttatcacttaaccatgttcttagtatacaccccctggtctacattctgcctgcacttggttgtgtacaattttaaagtgcatagcactgatcTTACTTAaacaaggaaaactgaaagcttacaaaaaggttgtattttctgtctaaacttggtctaaatttctcctgcacttggctgtttatattatttcaagtgaatttgacttttaaagtttaccaaaaccaaaaaaaatgtcattcaaactgcatttgctttgttttactttttacttatactttttattacattacttgagtacatctctTTTTatagtaattttcatacttaagtacaagacatttcagatactttaagactttaactcaagtaacatttcagtcagtgacttggactgttaccaaagtcatattttatagaggtacctatacttttacttgactccgagatttcagtactttatacaacactgtttACTTTAACccctttgagcagaaaacgtaataatactctttaaaaacagacaacaaaaaattcaattaacaaacgtgaaggacacaagacatgtatttatattagggctgtcaaacgattaaaaattttaatttgaatcgattaatcacataatgtcgatagttaactcgagattaattgcaaattaattgcatgttttatccttttatttctgaaagtgtaatagcctgtttgggcattttaatatgcaattttgcaataaatgacactaataaaatacatgcttgtacaaatttttattttgttatttttcaagcacttttgagaattggaatgaagacatcctagtgccaaatgttaaactctggactataatggctaaatgactaatcatgacgccctgatgtttacacaatgtgtaaataaatttgtaaataaataccatgccgatatatttttttgcctcttaaacaaagatagacatggtattaggcattaatacaaattttacatttcaataaagtcataagttttattgttcgttttttcactctctctcacacacatctaattctgagctttcacaccaacaacaatatttttgcttgctgtttatatccatattcatagagtttaagcctggaaaaaggttttaaatttccaggtcattccagtcttacactttgcttgcaactgggcaggagcttaataccctgaaagagactgtttagcagctgtttagtaactccaggtccttcgtatggcaacgtgattcagccttagtttgtcaaatacagagaaaacaaattaataagcattaaagtacggtttatgggttgggtttctgcaatgttatcagcatgttaaaaactcatcttcagaaccaatgtctgctcaaaatggtgatctgcaccaagtaatctactttcagcagttatcagcggttattgcaccgtaaactgcagagttgctctgtctgcctttaccaacggctcctatggcggagggatatttcagctggatacactcaaagtgtctagtgcaggcaggtctcttaataaccgccgtcccttattttagagcccaaataagcgatttcactttcagaaacgtgacccaaaaaaacgcaacccatgacttatgaaatttacaagcgtctttagaaaaaaaacaagcccaaagtcgcatgaaataaacagtctgtgcaacagtgagcgcgggtctgttttgctacagttttgctagcgctcttgaaactacggaaagcggcgaggataaaagaaacacagtgcaGAGAGCACGGCGGGGAAAACCAATAGgaaacggtgtgtgtgttttgatgcgCAATTAacgcagacaaaaaaaagtgtttaaaactgacagccctaatttatatacatttttaaattcagaccagaggggaggaggaatgtatcccccccagggataaaacatgaatgaccagagggggggacgtcacaaacagagggggggggggggggggggtgttatgCAATAATGCCATGATAAaaaattgatctcagattgaattcttCTCCTGCTGCAAACATGAGAGAGAGTCAACTAGGACTGCCCTTCTCTCACCAGAAGGTCAGCTGTGGACTACCTCCTTACAGACAAAAGCCACAGCCACCTCTATGGAAGAATTATTCTGCCATAATCCAAGAGCACAACATTTCTATTTGAGAAAAGAATTTCATCTTCTTGCACTCAAAACTTCTAACGCTCACACTCAAAACATATGCTCACACTTAAATATATTATCTTCTCCCTCAAACTTTGCTTCTGCTCTCAGATTTAATGCTTCTTCACCGATATTTTCTCCTCTCTCTTGCTTCCTTCTCTTCGCACTCAAACCGATACGCGCTTGCggattttttttgctctctctcggATTGCAGTCAATCGTCGCCTAGCAACCTTTCCAGCCAATAGAACGGCAGCCTCAGAAAGGGTGCGCTTGTTTTACCCTACTGAGTGTGCCTGTGGTACTACACCGCTCATAAGAGCAGCTGTTCACAGTAGTTTTGTGGCCATACCTCGATTCAGCAAAGTTCAGTATCTATGGATAACCCAAACGGTTCTGAAGTAAGTAACTTGAAACAATCAGTGGTTTATTATGTACGTAAGCCTAGAACTGacatattaaattattatagaTTATTATCTTGAGATACTTTTTTAGTGTAATAGGAAACGTTTTCAGTGAGTGatagatgttttaaaatgttggatgaGTGGACAATTGGTCCGGAAGAGAAGTCCAATCGCAGCTCAAGTAGGACATTACAAGGAAAGGAAACGCCTTATGTCTTCTGACAGCCACCTGCTGTTTTCACCTCAAGGGAGCTTTTCACTGGACCAACTATATGCGGTTTGTTGGCTATATTAACAGTTTAATAAGTAATAAGTACTGtattatgaaatgaaaacaggtatttttttatttaatttttattgtcatgcttaatcagacctctcaacttttatcagaagttaagagtgagattatgttaattttcggGGGTGTGGCTGACttgaccctggaagagaaatctttttttactgactttgataagaaaatattgtatttgattataaaaggcacaatatgaatgaTCAGATTCACAATcaggcaataaaaacacaacagattaATATTAATCTACGGGTTTGtttatccatgttggtctcattagTGAATCAAGCCTATATGGTCCAGCATTTTCCCCTACGGTGCAACCCTTGAAGCACACATGGGTtcatgctgcgtctttacgcatgatccagctgctgatcttttcccatcttcagaagttctctgatgactcggctgttgtgggctgtgtgtctgaggggaacgagctggagaaCTGGttggtcatcatggactttgtgaactggtgtgagaagaaccatctgtgcttaaacaccagtaagaccaagaagatggtgattgacttcaggagaagacccccacctcactcacctgtgaacatccaggggcaggacatagaaactgtgaagagtttcaaatacctgggtgttcatgtcaacaataaactggactggactcacaacaccATAATAATAGATGGAAAtgacgactatccaacattctaagtttctttttttacctaccttttgaaacaaatacttgtttctacttttcCAAAATTTTACTTCAGAATAATTATGTTAATTTCTATAATTCTTACAGACTCTGCTGAGacgtcaaattctggagagatTGCTGAGCAAAATGCAACATGTGCTTAGCCACCCTGACACAAATGTGGACTatcttcatttcatgtgcactcatgaacttgttttagttgaagCTGTGGCAGAGCATGTTGCTATTCCAGTGTCGATTCTAAGTGCCATATGGCAACTGTGCAGTTTACTTAGACTTCAAGTGGAGACTGAAGAACCTCTATGTTGTGAGGTAGAGGTAGTGCATGGTGCGAAAGGACGACCTAAATTCTGCATTCAGAAGGAAAAGCTGCAAGACCTGATGGAGACCCAGTTGCCAATCCCATGTATTGCACAGTTATTAGGAGTAAGCGAGCGTACAATATTTCGACGCTTGATGGAGTTTGGAATTTCTGTGAGAGGCTCCTACAGCTCAATGCCAGATGAGGAGCTCGATAATGTAGTGAGGAGCATCAAAGCTCAGATGCCTCATCTTGGCTACAGGCTTGTAATGGGAAGACTTAGGTCTTTAGGTCACCGGATACAGTGGAGCAGGGTAAAAGCATCTATGCACCGAGTGGATGGCACGGGGGCTCTTTCTCGACTAACACAGTTAGGATGTGTTGTGAGAAGAAGTTATTCAGTAAGAGCACCACTTTCACTTGTTCATGTGGACACAAACCACAAACTCATAAGGTAAGTGGTTTAATTTATAGCGCTTTGGAAccccttttcacatttctttactcCAGCGCTGTATATTCAACAAATCTACAATTTAATAGATTTAAGTTGGTTACAATTATCAACATTACTTTTGGTTattagttaaaaacaaaaacatccctGCCTTCAGAGAAACTTTTACATACactaatttttaattattttatttaatcatgGAAGTTGTATTATATAGTTCAATATACAGCTTACTTGTGGCTAATCGTTAAATCCtgcatttctatatttttttaaagaacatttaatttcagattttatcTTTTCCTTCATAGGTTCAACATAGTCATTTTTGGGGGCATTGATGGCTTTTCCAGAAAGGTAATGTacatttattaagaaaaaaaacaaaaaggtaacaCTCATGATCCTAATTTTACAGGTTTAATGTTACAAATTCTGATACAATAATTgaagtggaaaatgttttatgtttttataggtTATGTACCTAGAAGCTGCCAACAACAACAAGGCATCGACAGCCTTCAAGTTTTTTCTGTCTTCATGTGAGAAAAATGGTTTGCCTTCCAGGTAGTATATTAACATTGCATCTTTACATAACAAATCCCAGTAATTTGGCATTGTGTTAGGactattattaaatatgtacaTATTCTTCAATTTACTAGGGTCAGAGGTGATCAAGGTGTGGAGAACCTAGATATTGCACAGTTCATGTTTACTGTGCAAGGAACTGATAGAGGAAGTTTCATCTCTGGTAAGAGTGTCCACAATCAGAGGTAAATATTCAGATCTACCACAagtatgttttgtttctttacatACAAATTGTGTAAAAGATCTATATGCTGAGATGGTTTCTAAAGAACAGATCCAGTAATCAGAGTACTTAAactatggataaaaaaaaaagatagagcACTCGTCATTGTGAGTTTAGGGCCTTTACCCACATGCAAAACCACTCTCGGGAGACCagggaaatgttttaaagatttattaacAACAAAATTTAGGTGATCACTTGATGCAGGCCTGTTCTCTGGGACAGAAAGGCAGTAGTTGTAGATGACATAAAAAGGAGATTGTATCTAGCATGCTTGTGAGGCTAATGAGAATGGAGAGCAATCCTAAGAGCAGTAGGGCCCAGATGTGTTGTGGACAGACAGGTttatcaagacagcatgaagctCCTATCCCTTTACCTTTCATAGAGTCAAAGGTAAAAACACTATTGTAGGTAGGAGAGGAACTCAGGACTGCTGTGCTGAGTCCAGGCAGCCTTCAGTCTAAAAAACACCATTACGGAACATAAACATGCATAAATGACCAAAACTTTaagatacattttgttgtaGCAATGCCTATAGTGGCATCATGTCAAATTTAATTACTAAAATCACAAATACTGTTTAGCCTCTGAAAGGATATTGCTGTGGGATTAGTCTGGT
This region includes:
- the LOC105924612 gene encoding uncharacterized protein LOC105924612; the encoded protein is METQLPIPCIAQLLGVSERTIFRRLMEFGISVRGSYSSMPDEELDNVVRSIKAQMPHLGYRLVMGRLRSLGHRIQWSRVKASMHRVDGTGALSRLTQLGCVVRRSYSVRAPLSLVHVDTNHKLIRFNIVIFGGIDGFSRKVMYLEAANNNKASTAFKFFLSSCEKNGLPSRVRGDQGVENLDIAQFMFTVQGTDRGSFISGKSVHNQRIERLWRDVWMAVTKNYYEILHSLEEDGLLDISNTLHIFLLHFVFLPRLHRDLQTFTEGWNNHPLRTEGNMTPHQLWDLGLLHSRTNEDVNEHPDLNIDWESALHHVETDEQTGLGVPEFPSPLNDHEMRELQAIVDPTAPSESYGRDIFCRCIQIFQ